A window of Primulina huaijiensis isolate GDHJ02 chromosome 9, ASM1229523v2, whole genome shotgun sequence contains these coding sequences:
- the LOC140983981 gene encoding RAF-like serine/threonine-protein kinase PRAF: MTDPSERQEEILTGKLLGFKNFWAKSYXGTVYHGKWRGSDVAIKRIKKSCFTGRQSEQERLTFDFWKEAGILSKLHHPNVVAFYGVEQDGPGGTLATVTEYMVDGSLRQVLLRKDRHLDRRKRLIIAMDAAFGMEYLHSKNIVHFDLKCDNLLVNLKDLSRPICKVGDFGLSKIKRNTLVSGGVRGTLPWMAPELLNGGSVKVSEKVDAFSFGIVLWEILTGEEPYANMHYGAIIGGIVNNTLRPTIPSYCDPEWRRLMEQCWAPNPAARPSFSEIASRLRVMSSVAQTRKASS, encoded by the exons ATGACGGACCCGTCGGAAAGACAAGAGGAGATATTGACAGGAAAATTGTTGGGCTTCAAAAACTTTTGGGCC aaatcataTNTTGGGACTGTATATCATGGAAAATGGAGAGGCTCAGATGTAGCAATCAAGCGAATAAAAAAGAGTTGCTTTACTGGTCGACAGTCGGAACAAGAGAGATTG ACCTTTGACTTCTGGAAGGAAGCTGGAATACTCTCAAAGCTTCACCACCCAAATGTGGTTGCATTTTATGGTGTTGAACAAGATGGACCAGGGGGAACTTTGGCTACTGTGACAGAATACATGGTTGATGGATCTTTAAGACAGGTTTTGCTTCGAAAAGATAG GCATCTTGATCGTCGAAAGCGGCTCATTATTGCAATGGATGCGGCATTTGGAATGGAGTATTTGCATTCAAAGAATATAGTGCACTTTGATCTCAAATGTGACAATTTACTTGTTAACTTGAAAGATCTCTCAAGACCTATATGCAAG GTAGGCGATTTTGGTCTATCAAAAATAAAGAGGAACACCTTGGTTTCTGGTGGAGTTAGAGGAACTCTTCCGTGGATGGCTCCAGAGCTGTTAAATGGTGGTAGCGTTAAAGTTTCTGAGAAG GTCGATGCCTTTTCATTTGGTATTGTCCTGTGGGAGATACTCACTGGAGAGGAGCCTTATGCGAACATGCATTATGGGGCTATCATAG GAGGCATTGTGAATAACACACTAAGGCCAACCATTCCAAGCTACTGCGATCCAGAATGGAGAAGATTAATGGAACAGTGTTGGGCCCCAAATCCTGCTGCACGACCATCTTTCTCAGAAATTGCTAGTCGGTTGCGTGTAATGTCATCCGTGGCTCAGACTCGCAAGGCAAGTTCATAG
- the LOC140983738 gene encoding uncharacterized protein, which produces MGRSICAVAAPLHSTTQFPFLRPNSSTRRPFFPCQTRVSNTIRARAVAEWHEYEEAVKKKDLARALRFLRDVPVELDDASIPPRSARQLDFREMERDWEVLDTCLNADDMKLVGTAYAFLKDRGFLPNFGKYRNIVLECPRDVTPTILKSSTGLEVSKLSPKKWGVSGSSSFLLIALLSGTSILLNQGIDIRPNLAAVLGLTLLDAIFLGGSCLAQISSYWPPYKRRILVHEAGHLLVAYLMGCPIRGVILDPIVAMQMGIQGQAGTQFWDEKLQNELAEGRVSGTAFDRYCMVLFAGIAAEALVYGEAEGGENDENLFRSISVLLEPPLSVVQMSNQARWSVLQSYNLLKWQKHAHRAAIKALENGASLSLVIRRIEEAMTSKK; this is translated from the exons ATGGGGAGATCCATATGTGCTGTTGCTGCTCCTCTGCACTCAACGACTCAATTTCCTTTTTTGAGACCCAATTCTTCCACCCGCCGACCATTTTTCCCCTGTCAAACACGTGTGAGCAACACCATCAGAGCCAGAGCTGTGGCGGAGTGGCACGAGTACGAGGAAGCTGTCAAGAAAAAAGACCTTGCTCGTGCCCTCCGTTTCCTCAGAGATGTACCTGTTGAACTGGACGATGCTTCGATTCCCCCCAGAAGTGCTAGGCAGTTGGATTTTCGGGAAATGGAAAGGGATTGGGAGGTTTTGGACACGTGCTTGAATGCTGATGACATGAAGCTTGTTGGCACTGCCTATGCTTTTCTCAAGGACCGGGGATTCTTGCCCAATTTCGGAAAATATCGTAATATTG TTTTAGAGTGCCCAAGAGATGTTACGCCGACCATATTGAAATCTTCTACTGGTTTAGAAG TGTCAAAACTTTCTCCTAAAAAGTGGGGAGTTTCAGGAAGTTCTAGCTTTCTTTTGATTGCTCTACTGTCCGGAACATCTATTCTGCTAAATCAAGGAATAGATATCAGACCAAACCTTGCAGCAGTATTGGGATTGACCTTGCTAGATGCTATTTTTCTGGGTGGTTCTTGCTTAGCTCAGATCTCAAGCTATTGGCCTCCGTATAAGCGGCGCATTTTAGTTCATGAAGCCGGTCACCTTCTTGTGG CATACCTGATGGGTTGTCCAATTCGTGGTGTGATTTTAGACCCAATTGTTGCCATGCAGATGGGCATTCAGGGTCAG GCAGGAACTCAGTTTTGGGATGAGAAACTTCAAAATGAGCTTGCTGAGGGCCGTGTCAGCGGTACTGCCTTTGACAG ATATTGCATGGTTCTGTTTGCCGGAATTGCAGCAGAAGCTCTTGTGTACGGAGAGGCCGAGGGTGGTGAAAATGATGAAAATCTATTCAGGAGCATCAGCGTTCTTCTTGAACCCCCACTTTCCGTTGTGCAG ATGTCGAATCAAGCTCGTTGGTCTGTGCTGCAATCTTACAATCTTCTGAAATGGCAAAAACATGCACATAGAGCGGCGATCAAAGCTCTGGAGAATGGAGCCAGTCTGAGTCTAGTTATAAGAAGAATTGAAGAGGCGATGACTTCCAAGAAATGA